A region of the Variovorax sp. 54 genome:
CAGGCCTTCTTCCTGGAACATCAGCTCGAAGCGGTGCCGCAGCACGCTGCCCGCGGGCGGCACGATCCAGCCGGCGCCCACCACGTCGCGCAGCGTGAGCCCGCTCACGCCCAGCAGCGGATGGCCCGGGCGCACCAGCGCGCACACGGGTTCTTCGGTCAGCGCCTCGTAGCGCAGCTGCGACTTGTCGTGTTCGGCGAACAGCCGCGCCACGAGGATGTCGAGCTTGCCCTGTTCGAGCCGCTCGAGCAGGACCGGGCTCGTCTCGATCTCCAGTGACACGCGCAGGTCGGGCTGCTCGCGCTTGACCATCGCCACGGCCGGTGGCATCAGCGTGAGGCCCGGCGCGGTGATGGCGCCCACGTTCACCTGGCCGAGGCGCCCGGCCTTCAGTGCGGTGAGCTCGTCGTGCGCCTGGTTCAGGCTGGCCAGCGCCACGCGGGCGTGGCGGATCATGGTCTCGCCGTACCAGGTGGGCCGCATGCCGCGCGGCAGCCGGTCGAACAGCGGCACCTCGAGCACGTCTTCCAGGTCCTTCAACAACTTGGAGGCCGCGGGCTGCGTCATGTTGAGCACCTGCGCCGCGCGGTGGATGTTGCCTTCCTCGGCCAGCGCCACCAGCAACAGCAACTGGCGGGTCTTGAGGCGGGCGCGAATGAACCAGTGGTTGTAGGTGTTCATGAAGAGGGTGCGAACGAAGGTCTGACGGGGTTTTCCAGAATCCACCGATTGATATGCATTTTGTCTAAAAAACGATTGGATCGATATCGAAATCATTTTTAGACTTCCGCCCCAGACCCCATAACAACAGAGACAAGGCAACGCCACGGTGATCCACGGCGAGCTTCGGCAGAGCGTGCGCCAGTACATCAACGGCCGCTGGGAAACCAGCGCGACCACGGGTGTCAGCGTCAATCCTTCCGACACCAGCGAGGTGGTGGCCGAGTACGCACGTGCCGACCGGCGCCAGGTCGAGTTGGCGATCCGCGCGGCCAGCGAGGCCTTCGTGCACTGGAGCCACAGCACGCCGCAGCGGCGCGCCGATGTGCTCGACCGCATCGGCACCGAGCTGCTCGCACGCAAGGACGACCTGGGTCTGCTGCTGGCGCGCGAGGTGGGCAAGACGCTGCCCGAGGCCGTGGCCGAGGTGGCGCGCGCGGGCCAGATCTTCAAGTTCTTCGCGGGCGAAGCCCTGCGCGGCGGCGGTGGCGAGAACGTGGCCTCGGTGCGCGCCGGCGTGCAGGTCGACGTGACGCGCGAGCCGGTCGGCGTGGTGGGCCTCATCACGCCGTGGAACACGCCCTTCGCGGTGCCGGCCTCGAAGATCGCTGCGGCACTGGCGCATGGCAACAGCGTGGTCTTCAAGCCGGCCGAGCTGGTGCCGGCCTGCGGCTGGGCGCTGACCGACATCATCAGCCGCGCCACGCTGCCGGCCGGCGT
Encoded here:
- a CDS encoding LysR family transcriptional regulator, which translates into the protein MNTYNHWFIRARLKTRQLLLLVALAEEGNIHRAAQVLNMTQPAASKLLKDLEDVLEVPLFDRLPRGMRPTWYGETMIRHARVALASLNQAHDELTALKAGRLGQVNVGAITAPGLTLMPPAVAMVKREQPDLRVSLEIETSPVLLERLEQGKLDILVARLFAEHDKSQLRYEALTEEPVCALVRPGHPLLGVSGLTLRDVVGAGWIVPPAGSVLRHRFELMFQEEGLAPPSNTIESSALLFITRMLQQSDMVAVLATDVARYYAAHGIVSLLPLDMPCHMDAFGIITRTDRLLSPAAKVMMKALKTASMSVYGRKLEMD